In a genomic window of Phragmites australis chromosome 14, lpPhrAust1.1, whole genome shotgun sequence:
- the LOC133890615 gene encoding uncharacterized protein LOC133890615, with protein MTPFPGMDLSKMDPATLTLLGAACCVMLSMHFTVQLVSQHLFYWKNPKEQKAILIIVLMAPLYAIDSFVGLLDIQGSKTFFTFLDALKECYEALVIAKFMALMYSYLNISISKNIVPDEIKGRVLHHSFPFSLFLPKTVRLEHKTLKLLKYWTWQFVVVRPVCSILMIMLQLLGMYPSWVSWTFTIILNFSVSMALYALVLFYHLFAKELAPHKPLAKFLCIKGIVFFSFWQGAALDVLASVGIIQSHHFWLDVEHIQEAIQNVLVILEMVIFSVIQQYAYHVAPYSGADRAKFEKKNE; from the exons ATGACCCCATTCCCAGGGATGGATCTTAGTAAAATGGATCCTGCAACTCTGACCCTCCTTGGAGCAGCTTGTTGTGTAATGCTGTCTATGCATTTCACTGTGCAATTGGTGTCACAGCATCTTTTCTATTGGAAAAATCCCAAGGAGCAGAAAGCCATCCTAATTATTGTGCTTATGGCTCCACTGTATGCTATAGATTCCTTTGTGGGTCTTCTTGATATCCAGGGAAGCAAAACATTTTTCACATTCCTGGATGCTCTTAAAGAATGTTATGAGGCACTG GTGATAGCTAAGTTTATGGCATTGATGTACAGCTACCTGAATATATCCATCAGCAAAAACATAGTCCCTGATGAAATCAAAGGGAGGGTGCTTCATCATTCCttccctttttctcttttcctg CCCAAGACTGTCCGATTGGAGCACAAGACACTGAAGCTTCTGAAGTACTGGACCTGGCAATTTGTTGTTGTTAGGCCAGTATGCTCCATTCTGATGATTATGCTTCAGCTTCTTGGGATGTACCCCAGCTGGGTCAGCTGGACATTTACAATTATACTGAACTTTTCAGTCTCCATGGCGTTGTATGCCTTGGTTCTTTTCTACCACTTATTTGCTAAAGAGCTGGCACCTCACAAGCCTCTTGCGAAGTTCTTGTGCATCAAAGGGattgtcttcttctctttctggCAG GGTGCTGCGCTTGATGTTTTAGCTTCTGTCGGGATCATTCAATCCCACCATTTCTGGTTGGATGTGGAGCATATCCAGGAGGCAATCCAAAACGTCTTGGTTATCCTTGAGATGGTTATATTCTCTGTCATCCAGCAATATGCGTACCATGTCGCTCCATACAGTGGTGCCGACAGGGCGAAATTCGAGAAGAAGAACGAGTGA